From a region of the Thalassospira sp. TSL5-1 genome:
- the rplT gene encoding 50S ribosomal protein L20 — translation MARVKGGVSSHARHRKVIKAAKGYRGRRKNAYRTAVQAVEKGLQYAYRDRRAKKRQFRSLWIQRINAGARENGLTYSQFMNGLKKAGVELDRKVLADIAVREPEAFKALVTQAQAALA, via the coding sequence ATGGCTCGTGTAAAAGGGGGCGTGTCTTCGCACGCTCGTCACCGCAAGGTAATTAAGGCTGCCAAGGGCTACCGTGGTCGTCGTAAAAATGCTTACCGCACTGCGGTTCAGGCTGTCGAAAAAGGTTTGCAGTATGCTTACCGCGACCGCCGCGCCAAGAAACGCCAGTTCCGCAGCCTGTGGATTCAGCGTATCAATGCCGGTGCCCGTGAAAACGGTCTGACCTATTCGCAGTTTATGAACGGCCTGAAAAAAGCTGGTGTCGAACTGGACCGCAAGGTTCTGGCAGACATCGCCGTGCGTGAACCGGAAGCCTTTAAGGCTTTGGTGACCCAGGCCCAGGCTGCGCTCGCCTGA
- a CDS encoding response regulator, producing MGTGQGPLVVGVDDDAKSLVLLKRIVESGDYRFIGVSSGHELLTLLKTERPRIILMDVMLPQMNGFEASLRVRTGYPQLSAAIIYVTARQSEEDLRGGMAAGGNDFVLKPVNREKLLSRIEKWLGKTHLIKTAV from the coding sequence ATGGGAACAGGTCAGGGGCCTCTCGTTGTCGGAGTTGACGACGATGCCAAAAGCCTCGTTCTGCTTAAGCGGATCGTTGAGAGTGGCGATTACCGTTTCATCGGTGTGTCTTCCGGGCATGAATTGCTAACCCTGCTTAAAACCGAGCGGCCCCGCATTATCCTGATGGATGTGATGCTGCCGCAAATGAACGGTTTTGAAGCCAGCCTTCGGGTGCGCACGGGCTATCCGCAATTGTCTGCCGCCATTATTTATGTGACGGCACGGCAAAGCGAGGAAGACTTGCGCGGGGGCATGGCGGCCGGGGGAAACGACTTTGTGCTAAAACCGGTTAACCGGGAAAAGCTTTTGAGTCGAATCGAAAAGTGGCTGGGGAAAACCCACCTGATTAAAACCGCCGTTTAG
- the rpmI gene encoding 50S ribosomal protein L35, translating into MPKMKTKSSAKKRFSLTASGKVRRNVANKRHLLTAKPTKMKRQARGTEILCDADARIVKKFLPYG; encoded by the coding sequence ATGCCCAAGATGAAGACAAAATCGAGCGCTAAAAAACGCTTTAGCCTTACCGCCTCCGGCAAGGTCCGTCGTAATGTCGCAAACAAGCGTCACCTTCTGACGGCAAAACCGACGAAAATGAAGCGTCAGGCACGCGGCACGGAAATTCTGTGTGATGCTGATGCACGTATCGTCAAAAAATTCCTGCCGTACGGCTAA
- a CDS encoding carboxylesterase produces the protein MSDMTGTKATHLEQHCVRRGLAYTRFDYSGHGQSSGKFADGTIGQWTQDALAILDEVATGPQILVGSSMGGWISLLAALARPDRTKGLIGIAAAPDFTEDLMWAQFSEAQKQTIEEKGALIEPTDYGDDPYTITRALIHDGRNHLLLRDTIDLNIPVRLVQGMEDADVPWQTALKLAEKLSSQDVEIQFIKSGDHRLSKPAELDAITRHIDVLAGCAPA, from the coding sequence ATGTCCGACATGACAGGCACCAAGGCAACACATCTGGAGCAACATTGTGTCCGGCGCGGCCTGGCTTATACCCGCTTTGACTATTCCGGTCACGGACAATCATCGGGCAAATTTGCCGATGGCACCATCGGCCAATGGACGCAGGATGCACTCGCTATTCTCGACGAGGTTGCAACCGGCCCACAAATTCTTGTCGGCTCCTCGATGGGCGGCTGGATCAGCCTGCTTGCCGCGCTGGCCCGTCCCGACCGGACCAAGGGCCTGATTGGCATCGCCGCCGCCCCGGATTTTACCGAAGATCTGATGTGGGCGCAGTTTTCGGAGGCGCAAAAACAGACCATCGAGGAAAAAGGCGCGCTAATCGAACCCACCGACTATGGCGATGATCCCTATACCATCACCCGCGCCCTGATCCATGATGGCCGCAATCACTTACTATTACGCGACACCATCGACCTTAATATTCCGGTGCGCCTTGTTCAGGGCATGGAAGACGCCGATGTCCCCTGGCAAACCGCCCTGAAACTGGCCGAAAAACTTTCAAGCCAGGATGTGGAAATACAATTCATCAAATCCGGCGATCACCGCCTCTCCAAACCGGCAGAGCTTGATGCCATCACCCGTCATATTGACGTGCTGGCCGGATGCGCCCCGGCCTAA
- the pheS gene encoding phenylalanine--tRNA ligase subunit alpha — protein MENIEALREEVLAEVEKAGDLAALEDIRISALGKKGRITGLMKNLGKMDPDQRREFGQALNALKDQVASAIDMRKGDLENAALEARLSGERIDVTLPSRPSETEGRIHPISQTIDEIISIFGEMGFTLAEGPDIEDDFHNFTALNIPAEHPAREMQDTFYLPEAEDGSRLVLRTHTSPVQVRTMQSQTPPIRIVAPGRTYRSDSDMTHTPMFHQLEGLVIDEKTHMGHLKGCLLEFVKTYFELDDVPVRYRPSFFPFTEPSAEMDIGCSRKGGELKIGAGDDWLEILGCGMVHPRVLAACGLDPEKYQGFAFGIGIERLAMLKYGIPDLRTFFDTDLRWLKHYGFVPLDVPNMVRG, from the coding sequence ATGGAAAACATCGAAGCGTTGCGCGAAGAGGTTCTGGCAGAAGTTGAAAAGGCAGGCGATCTGGCTGCTTTGGAAGACATCCGCATCAGTGCCCTTGGCAAAAAGGGCCGTATTACCGGCCTTATGAAAAACCTTGGCAAGATGGACCCGGACCAGCGTCGCGAATTTGGTCAGGCCCTTAATGCGCTGAAGGACCAGGTTGCCAGCGCCATTGACATGCGCAAGGGCGACTTGGAAAACGCGGCCCTGGAGGCCCGTTTGAGCGGCGAACGCATTGACGTGACACTGCCCTCGCGCCCCAGCGAGACCGAAGGTCGCATTCACCCGATCAGCCAGACGATTGACGAGATCATTTCGATCTTTGGCGAAATGGGGTTTACCCTGGCAGAAGGCCCGGATATCGAGGACGACTTCCATAACTTTACCGCGCTGAACATTCCCGCCGAACATCCGGCGCGTGAAATGCAGGATACCTTTTATCTGCCTGAAGCCGAGGATGGATCGCGCTTGGTGCTGCGCACCCATACTTCTCCGGTGCAGGTCAGAACGATGCAGTCCCAAACCCCGCCCATTCGCATTGTTGCGCCGGGCCGGACCTATCGTTCCGATAGCGATATGACCCATACGCCGATGTTCCATCAGCTTGAAGGCCTGGTCATTGACGAGAAAACCCATATGGGCCATCTCAAGGGCTGTCTTTTGGAATTTGTGAAGACCTATTTCGAGCTCGATGACGTGCCGGTGCGTTACCGCCCGAGCTTCTTCCCGTTTACCGAACCCAGTGCGGAAATGGACATTGGCTGTTCGCGCAAGGGTGGCGAGCTTAAAATTGGTGCCGGGGATGACTGGCTGGAAATTCTGGGTTGCGGCATGGTGCATCCGCGCGTGCTGGCCGCTTGTGGCCTGGACCCCGAAAAATACCAGGGTTTTGCCTTTGGCATCGGCATTGAACGTCTCGCCATGCTGAAATACGGCATTCCCGACCTGAGAACCTTTTTCGATACCGATCTGCGTTGGCTGAAACATTATGGTTTCGTGCCGCTGGATGTACCGAATATGGTGAGGGGCTAA
- the infC gene encoding translation initiation factor IF-3 codes for MQPTKDGPRVNQDIKARSICVVDAEGNLSQPISVREGIDMAMEAGLDLVEVAPNAEPPVCKLIDFGKYKYEQSKKQNEAKKKQKVIEVKEIKLRPNIDIHDYNVKLRAAQKFLGGGDKVKVTLRFRGREMAHQDLGLGMLQRFSGDLDDLAKPEMMPKMEGRIMIMVLAPR; via the coding sequence ATGCAGCCGACCAAAGACGGTCCGCGCGTCAATCAGGATATCAAAGCCCGTTCCATCTGTGTTGTTGACGCAGAAGGCAATTTGTCACAGCCGATTAGTGTTCGTGAAGGCATTGACATGGCGATGGAGGCTGGACTCGACCTCGTTGAAGTCGCCCCCAATGCTGAGCCGCCGGTTTGCAAGCTGATCGACTTTGGCAAATACAAATACGAACAGAGCAAGAAACAGAACGAAGCCAAAAAGAAGCAGAAGGTTATCGAGGTCAAGGAAATCAAACTGCGACCAAATATCGATATCCATGACTATAATGTCAAACTGCGTGCGGCTCAGAAGTTTCTTGGTGGTGGCGACAAGGTAAAAGTCACGCTGCGGTTTCGTGGCCGTGAAATGGCGCACCAGGATCTTGGTCTTGGCATGTTGCAACGTTTTTCCGGTGATCTGGATGATCTGGCCAAACCGGAAATGATGCCAAAGATGGAAGGCCGGATAATGATTATGGTGCTGGCGCCGCGTTAA
- a CDS encoding glycosyltransferase family 9 protein: MTNDKMAPLSAEMAVGGEEPVKRQKILVIKLSALGDVVMATGPFAAIRRAHPDAHITLLTTKLYVDLAKSTGCFDAIAVDRRPKLTQFGDLMALRRFLRGGEFDRVYDLQTSDRSTFYYRLFWPGKAPEWSGIAWGSSHPHKHPERHKMHTIDRHIDQLAGMGITDIPLPFINAPKADLDRFGIKTPYVLICPGGSPHRPEKRWPAERFGLLAKMLADYRLTPVLIGTDKEADVLDRISNMCPRARNLMGKTDFLEIASLAQGAVLAIGNDTGPMHLAAAAGVPTIVLFSEASNPAQCAPRGHGKDAVSIIQQPDLRNLPITRVFEVIRQRLNLED; encoded by the coding sequence ATGACAAATGACAAAATGGCACCTTTGAGTGCGGAAATGGCTGTTGGCGGCGAAGAGCCGGTAAAACGGCAAAAGATTTTGGTGATCAAACTCAGTGCGCTGGGCGATGTTGTTATGGCAACCGGTCCGTTTGCGGCCATTCGCCGGGCCCATCCCGACGCACATATTACCTTGCTGACAACCAAGCTATATGTCGATCTGGCGAAATCAACCGGTTGTTTTGATGCCATTGCGGTGGACCGTCGGCCCAAGCTGACCCAGTTTGGCGACCTGATGGCCCTGCGCCGGTTTTTACGCGGTGGCGAATTTGACCGGGTTTATGATTTGCAAACCTCGGACCGCAGCACATTTTATTATCGTCTTTTCTGGCCTGGCAAGGCACCGGAATGGTCGGGGATTGCATGGGGAAGTTCGCATCCGCATAAACACCCCGAACGCCATAAGATGCACACCATCGACCGCCATATTGATCAGTTGGCGGGAATGGGCATTACCGATATTCCCTTGCCATTTATCAATGCGCCAAAGGCGGACCTGGATCGTTTCGGCATCAAAACACCATATGTGCTGATTTGCCCTGGTGGATCGCCGCATCGCCCGGAAAAACGCTGGCCTGCCGAACGGTTTGGTTTGCTGGCGAAAATGCTGGCGGATTACCGGTTAACCCCGGTGCTGATTGGCACGGACAAGGAAGCCGATGTTCTCGACCGGATCAGCAATATGTGTCCGCGCGCACGCAACCTGATGGGAAAAACAGATTTTCTTGAAATTGCCAGCCTGGCGCAGGGCGCTGTTTTGGCGATTGGCAATGATACCGGGCCGATGCACCTGGCCGCTGCGGCGGGTGTGCCGACCATCGTGCTGTTTTCCGAGGCATCCAACCCGGCGCAATGTGCTCCGCGCGGGCATGGCAAGGATGCGGTGAGCATTATTCAGCAACCCGACCTGCGAAATTTGCCGATTACCCGGGTGTTTGAGGTCATTCGCCAACGATTGAATTTGGAAGACTAG
- a CDS encoding glycosyltransferase family 4 protein yields the protein MSASQNETQAVYRPARQTQGSDYRPAVILQVLPELETGGVERGTVDIAKAIVDGGGVALVASQGGRLERELERVGARHINLPLKSKNLLTMRQNGRLLADLIGAEGVDIVHARSRAPAWSARWAARHMQVPFVTTFHGTYSGHTNPFKRYYNSVMTMGDQVIAVSEFIANHIRKYYKIDEERLNVVPRGTNVDLFNPENVSQERLIALSTQWRLNGDEYVIMLPGRLTRWKGQAFLIKAIPAMLEEIGHRNVRCLLVGSDQGRSAYREELIELSRSLGLQDIVHIVDHCNDMPAAYMLANVVVCPSLDPEAFGRVPTEGQAMGRPIVATAHGGATETVLPGETGWLVAPNEVPQLSHALAQVLKLSPERREAIALKGRQHVIEKFSLTQMAEQTLAVYEKALRRIARNNAA from the coding sequence ATGAGCGCGTCACAAAACGAGACACAGGCAGTCTATCGCCCCGCGCGGCAGACGCAAGGTTCGGACTACCGTCCGGCGGTAATCCTGCAGGTTCTGCCCGAATTGGAAACAGGCGGCGTGGAACGTGGAACGGTTGATATTGCCAAAGCCATTGTTGATGGCGGGGGCGTTGCCCTTGTTGCATCCCAGGGCGGGCGCCTGGAACGCGAGCTGGAACGGGTGGGGGCGCGCCATATCAATTTGCCGCTTAAATCCAAAAATCTTTTGACCATGCGCCAGAATGGCCGCTTGTTGGCCGATTTGATTGGCGCAGAAGGGGTGGATATTGTTCATGCCCGTTCCCGTGCCCCGGCCTGGAGTGCGCGCTGGGCGGCACGCCATATGCAAGTGCCGTTTGTCACCACCTTTCATGGGACGTATTCGGGCCATACCAACCCGTTTAAGCGATATTATAATTCCGTCATGACGATGGGCGATCAGGTGATTGCCGTTTCGGAATTTATCGCCAACCATATTCGCAAATATTATAAAATCGACGAAGAGCGCCTGAATGTGGTGCCGCGTGGCACCAATGTTGATTTGTTCAACCCGGAAAATGTCAGCCAGGAACGCCTGATCGCGCTGTCAACCCAGTGGCGGCTGAATGGGGATGAATATGTCATCATGCTGCCGGGCCGTTTGACCCGCTGGAAAGGTCAGGCCTTTTTGATCAAGGCGATCCCCGCCATGCTTGAGGAAATCGGCCATCGCAATGTGCGTTGCCTGCTGGTGGGATCGGACCAGGGGCGTTCGGCCTATCGGGAAGAACTGATTGAGCTGAGCCGCAGCCTGGGTTTACAGGATATTGTGCATATCGTTGATCATTGCAACGATATGCCTGCGGCCTATATGCTGGCCAATGTTGTTGTGTGTCCGTCGCTGGACCCGGAGGCCTTTGGCCGGGTACCTACCGAAGGACAGGCGATGGGGCGGCCGATTGTGGCAACCGCACATGGCGGCGCAACTGAAACGGTCTTGCCGGGTGAAACCGGGTGGCTGGTTGCCCCGAACGAGGTGCCGCAGCTATCGCACGCGCTGGCCCAGGTATTGAAATTGAGCCCGGAACGGCGCGAGGCCATTGCCCTTAAGGGGCGGCAACATGTGATCGAGAAATTTTCCCTGACCCAGATGGCGGAACAGACTCTGGCGGTTTACGAAAAAGCCTTGCGGCGCATCGCCAGGAATAATGCGGCATGA
- a CDS encoding autotransporter domain-containing protein, translated as MKISATLLLLSTTALVSLASVSGAHAEESRWAGTNGTQFDRPPNWTNGFEGKDLVIDGNDVAGDVVVFAPNTVVTVTIDSQSGSNPNSLVVQGGARLEAESSDSLVLGLTDGATSNITITGDGTKLHTTNGDVLIGSGNGAIGVLTVSAGATYDADSLVRVGFGEGAQGTITFDASTFKSTGEFQVGSAQTGAVTGTANFNNGSTATLDGGTSIGTKSSNTGTLNVSSGSSLTANGSFIAGVYEGSTGTVMVSGTNSTATLKDKIYFGYQGTGKLEVKEGGAVTATKTVYVGHDTNASGTLTVDGQNSVLTTQSGADIILGEKGTASMTVSDQATANVDGTLSVGSGVFVADPGGDVSTNSDATGDLTVKSNGVLNVKTGLYVGDHATGTLTLASGGSVNVNNGTGTLDIARSSGSTGTLIIGAASGSEAAAAGTLNAANVAFGSALGDSETSTGKIVFNITDTDYTFAANITGAGAVEQYAGTVKLTGTSSYTGATTIHGGTLDVGGTVASSAVSVQGDSAAATLILHDGSTLNVNSGGGTGTGTVDIAKSAGSTGTLIIGAAAGSDAVAAGTLNAATVAFGSGLTGSETSTGKIVFNITNTDYTFASNITGAGSVDIEAGTVNLTGTSSTYTGATTVNGGTLNIAGSIASVVSINNGAFLTGKGTIGGLSVNSGGTVSPGGNTIETLNVSGNTTFKSGSVYVVQVDDTSSDSIAITGGATIENNATVKLSALNGDNSSIAVDKKYTIVSTTTGVTGEFNRISKYSAYLQDEMTYEDNKVYLTRTRNGQALAVQTTTPNEGATAGAVDSLSNGNALYDAVVQLQSGQTSAAFDQLSGEVHASTASTIVTNAGMSRAAVNNRIRDSFSGGGTNSAPLVASNDDNMDGLLGKEKTTQVWMSNFGSWSTTSGGSQAHDTTTRGGGFMIGADTKVLDDWRFGVATGFGRDSIQDKNVSSSAMVDSYYLAAYGGTEIQATSLRFGALHAFQKIDAKRSVAFAGFTDNLTSDYDAQTTQLFAEGALRIKHQESRFEPYLNVAVVHSKVDGFQEKGGAAALTSSSQTDNRLFSTLGLRYGHDLAIDSWGLSGQLTAGLGWRHAYGDMSQDATLSFNGSNSFTVSSAADSRDSAVLEAGVGVDIAQDTTVSLNYNGDFSKETRENTLSAKLAVKF; from the coding sequence ATGAAAATTTCAGCCACTTTATTGCTGTTATCCACAACGGCACTTGTTTCTTTGGCTTCGGTTTCCGGCGCGCACGCAGAAGAGAGCCGGTGGGCTGGCACAAATGGTACTCAGTTCGATCGGCCTCCTAACTGGACTAACGGGTTTGAAGGCAAGGACCTGGTTATTGATGGCAATGATGTGGCCGGCGATGTTGTCGTTTTTGCCCCTAATACAGTGGTGACGGTTACCATTGATAGCCAGTCTGGAAGCAATCCGAATTCGCTGGTTGTTCAAGGGGGCGCAAGGCTGGAAGCCGAGTCAAGCGATTCATTGGTTCTTGGTTTGACAGATGGTGCGACATCAAATATCACGATCACGGGAGACGGAACTAAACTTCACACCACAAATGGTGATGTATTGATCGGGTCTGGAAATGGTGCGATCGGTGTTCTGACTGTATCAGCCGGTGCGACTTATGATGCAGATTCTCTCGTGCGTGTTGGCTTTGGTGAGGGCGCGCAGGGGACCATAACCTTTGATGCTTCAACATTTAAAAGCACCGGGGAGTTTCAAGTCGGTAGTGCCCAAACGGGTGCAGTAACAGGTACTGCAAATTTCAATAATGGCTCAACTGCGACACTGGATGGGGGGACTTCTATTGGTACCAAGTCCTCAAACACCGGTACGCTCAATGTTTCAAGTGGCTCGTCGCTGACGGCAAATGGTTCCTTTATTGCCGGGGTATATGAAGGCTCTACCGGGACGGTTATGGTGAGCGGTACAAATTCGACAGCCACCCTGAAGGATAAAATTTATTTTGGTTATCAGGGAACTGGTAAGCTCGAAGTTAAGGAAGGTGGCGCTGTCACGGCGACAAAAACGGTCTATGTCGGGCATGACACTAATGCAAGCGGTACGCTGACGGTTGATGGCCAAAATTCCGTGTTAACGACGCAGTCTGGGGCTGACATCATCCTTGGCGAAAAAGGCACGGCTTCAATGACCGTATCGGATCAGGCCACGGCGAATGTTGACGGAACCCTTTCTGTCGGTTCGGGTGTTTTTGTTGCAGACCCGGGTGGTGACGTTTCAACCAACTCGGATGCAACCGGCGATCTGACCGTTAAAAGCAATGGTGTTCTGAACGTTAAGACCGGTCTTTATGTCGGGGATCATGCGACCGGCACCCTGACACTGGCCAGTGGCGGCTCCGTGAATGTGAATAACGGTACCGGCACTCTTGATATTGCCAGGTCCTCTGGTTCCACCGGCACCCTGATCATTGGGGCTGCGTCCGGAAGTGAGGCCGCTGCTGCGGGCACATTGAACGCGGCCAATGTTGCCTTTGGGTCGGCGCTTGGCGACTCAGAAACCAGCACCGGCAAGATCGTGTTTAACATTACCGATACCGATTACACCTTTGCCGCCAACATCACCGGGGCCGGTGCTGTTGAGCAATATGCCGGCACTGTTAAACTGACCGGAACATCAAGCTATACAGGTGCGACCACCATACATGGCGGTACGCTGGATGTTGGTGGTACCGTTGCCTCATCTGCTGTCTCCGTCCAGGGGGACAGTGCGGCTGCGACGCTGATCCTTCATGATGGCAGCACCCTGAATGTTAATAGTGGTGGTGGCACCGGCACCGGCACTGTTGATATCGCCAAGTCTGCCGGTTCGACGGGTACGCTGATTATTGGGGCTGCCGCCGGAAGTGACGCGGTTGCTGCGGGGACATTGAACGCGGCCACGGTGGCCTTTGGGTCCGGGCTTACGGGCTCTGAAACCAGCACCGGCAAGATCGTATTTAACATTACCAATACAGATTACACGTTTGCCTCCAACATCACCGGTGCCGGTAGCGTTGATATCGAGGCCGGGACGGTGAACCTGACGGGCACGTCATCGACCTATACAGGGGCGACCACGGTTAATGGTGGCACGCTGAATATTGCGGGTTCGATTGCCTCTGTCGTTTCCATCAATAACGGGGCGTTTCTGACGGGTAAGGGTACAATTGGCGGACTGTCGGTTAATTCCGGTGGTACGGTCAGCCCTGGCGGGAACACCATCGAAACCCTGAATGTTTCGGGAAATACCACGTTTAAAAGTGGGTCGGTTTATGTTGTGCAGGTCGATGATACGTCCAGTGACTCGATTGCCATCACCGGCGGTGCCACGATTGAAAACAATGCAACGGTGAAGCTGTCGGCATTGAATGGTGACAATTCCAGCATTGCGGTGGACAAGAAATACACCATTGTTTCAACCACAACCGGCGTTACCGGGGAGTTTAACCGCATCAGCAAGTATTCTGCCTATTTGCAGGATGAGATGACCTATGAGGACAATAAAGTTTACCTGACGCGGACCCGTAATGGTCAGGCGCTGGCGGTGCAGACCACCACGCCGAACGAAGGGGCCACGGCAGGTGCGGTTGACAGCCTGAGTAACGGCAACGCCCTTTATGATGCGGTTGTGCAGTTGCAATCAGGGCAAACATCTGCTGCTTTTGACCAGCTTTCAGGCGAAGTTCATGCCTCCACGGCTTCAACGATTGTGACCAATGCCGGTATGTCACGGGCGGCGGTTAATAATCGTATCCGGGATTCTTTTTCGGGGGGTGGTACGAATTCGGCACCCCTGGTTGCCTCGAATGACGACAATATGGATGGCTTGCTGGGTAAGGAAAAAACAACCCAGGTCTGGATGAGCAATTTTGGCAGCTGGAGCACGACGTCAGGCGGAAGCCAGGCCCATGACACGACCACGCGTGGAGGTGGTTTCATGATTGGTGCGGATACGAAGGTGCTTGATGACTGGCGCTTTGGTGTGGCGACCGGTTTTGGCCGTGACTCGATCCAGGACAAGAATGTGTCCTCCAGTGCGATGGTTGACAGTTACTATCTGGCGGCATATGGCGGCACCGAGATCCAGGCAACGTCATTGCGTTTTGGTGCGTTGCATGCTTTCCAGAAAATTGATGCCAAACGGTCGGTGGCATTTGCCGGTTTCACCGATAATCTGACGTCAGATTATGATGCCCAAACCACACAGCTTTTTGCCGAGGGGGCGTTGCGCATCAAACATCAGGAATCGCGCTTTGAGCCGTATCTGAATGTTGCGGTTGTTCATTCCAAAGTGGATGGTTTCCAGGAAAAGGGCGGGGCCGCGGCCCTGACCTCGAGTTCGCAAACCGACAATCGGCTGTTTAGCACGCTTGGTCTGCGCTATGGACATGATCTGGCAATTGATAGCTGGGGACTGTCCGGTCAACTGACGGCCGGTTTGGGCTGGCGTCATGCTTATGGTGATATGTCACAGGATGCGACACTGTCATTTAACGGCTCAAACAGCTTTACGGTCAGCAGTGCGGCGGATTCCCGCGACAGCGCGGTGCTTGAGGCCGGGGTTGGTGTTGATATTGCCCAGGATACCACCGTATCCCTGAACTATAATGGCGATTTCAGCAAGGAAACCCGTGAAAACACCTTGTCGGCAAAGCTGGCAGTCAAGTTCTGA